The Triticum aestivum cultivar Chinese Spring chromosome 5A, IWGSC CS RefSeq v2.1, whole genome shotgun sequence genomic sequence CCACTGGATTAGTTTACACGTAACTCTACACTCGGGTTATTttcctcgccgcccgccgcgcgtCCGGTTCGGTCGATCCATCTCGCCGGCCAGGCCAGCGGCTACTCGGCAATGGCGCCGAGATCCGGCACGAAGTCGCGCCCGAGGCTGGGCGCCCTCCGCGACCGCCGGCGGGACCCGCCCTTCGCGCCGCTCCTCGCCGCGGGGGCGCCACTGGCCGAGTCGGGGAACACGAGCGGGCCGTCGTGGTCGCCGGCCAGCGCGGCGCTGGCGCGGATCGCGAGCGCGGCCATCTCCTCCGCCTGCAGCGcccgccgccgcatcgccgcgGGCAGCACGAAGTAGAGCTGCCCGggctgcagctcctcgtcgcccaccaccgcggccaccgcgccGCCGAGCTCGAGCCCGTCGGCGCTGCACAGGAAGCACGCGCCCGCGGGAGCCGCCGCGGCCTTCATGGCCTGCGACGCCCGGGTGCCCCCGGGGAACCGCTGCAGCTGGCCGTCCGCGAGCACGACCCTTGCCGCCGTGGCCTCGCCCACCGCGGAGGCCCCCGTGACCGCCGCCACGGCCGTCGCCTCGCACGAGTTGCACGCGCCCATGGTAAAATATTATAGTAAAAATCGGCGCCGAAGTTTATTAATCCGAGGTGAAGGGAGGAGCAGAGCTCGAGCTGCGCGCGCACGGCGGTGGTTGTGTCTTGTGGGGAGGAGTGAGCCGTGAGCGTATATATAGGGGGCGACGACCCGCCGGGCGGTgtcgcggcggaggaggaggatgcCAACCTGGAGGTTGTTGGGGACAGCTTGCATGCGGGGCGCGCGCGTAAATGCGCGCACTGTGCAGACGTGTACCTAGGGACGTCCCGTCTGGTAGAGTACACCACCTCAGACTAGCCAAGTGCGAGTAACTTCACTAGTAACATTGGGTCCAACCCAGAAAATTTGCTTATGTGACAACGAATTAATAAGGAGAGAGCTAGTTGTAGTAatttagctagttactgtaacatcacatgtcctaaTGCAATATAAGTCTATAACATAATAAATGAATCTTTACATGTTTCCACACTTAAGTTATTACCCTCTATAAAGATAATAACATAGTCTAGAAAaatatgtatgttactagtatatgttacttTTCATTGTGGCTAGTCTATATAACCTACTTGTACCAGCGTCGCGTTGTGCGGAGCTGTGCCGCATGCATGGCACGTTGGCACTGCGGCGGCCCACGGTTCAGTGGCTGCTGACGTGGTAACACATTGTGTAGTAACTGTGTGCGTGCGGGAGAAACAGAGGACGGGCGTGCACAGGAGCAGAGCGCTGCTTTATCTCACGAGCTGAAGGCGAGTGAGTGGGATCACTGCATGTCAAGTCCCAAGCACGAAGTGAAGCGCTACTACTACATTGTGTCGTGTGATGCTTCTTTTTCGCCGGCGAGATCATTTGATCGTGTGTGCTGCGCATCATTGGGCAAAGCAAAGGCGCTTAGTTTTTTGATCTAGGGGTATTTTAGATAGGAGCTTTTGGAAGCCGAGGAAACGGCGAGGAAGAAGAACGGAACGGGGAAAAGGAGATGATGGTTGATGATTGCAGTGGGGGAGGGGCCGCTTGCATGCAGGATCACAGAATCGGCGGAGGATCCGCCAAAGTTGGCAACTTCGCGCCATTTTCTCCGCCATGTTGGATATGGATTTCCTGGATCTCCTGCGCAAAGTACCAACATCGCGCCTATCATGAGGCGCCAATGCAGGACTTGTTAAGAAACGTCACATATTCAAAAGATAGACAGTAGTAACCTGGGGTTTTAGATATATCTCGTTTTAAAATATTATTATGTTTTTCTTTGAAAAGTCCATATTTGTAAGACTTAACCAAATTTATTGAAAAATACTACGAGTATgtactactctctccgttcctaaatataagcctttttggatattccactatggactacatacggagtaaaatgagtgaatctacactctaaaatatatctatgtacatctgtatgtagtttctagtgaaatgtctaaaaagacttatatttaggaacggagggagtatatgcaatGTCAAATAAATATCACGAGATAAAGCCCTAAAAAAATCACGATTTTATATTTATGTGATAAAATTAATAGTATATTTTTATATTCTTGACAGTGAAATTAAATGAAGTTTAGGGTTTAGTATAAAATCTACACGCTATATACTTTTACAACCGAGGGGGGAATTAAAGTACTAGAATCTCCCTCTCTCTATATATAGCGCGTCCTTCGAATGGAAAGAGGTAATGTTCAAAAAAAAGAATGGAAAGAGGTAAAGCGTTCCCGCAAGAGAAAAAGGAAAGAGAGAAATGATCGATCTGCAAAtcgtttctctctttttctttctcagCATCAGTTAT encodes the following:
- the LOC123107796 gene encoding uncharacterized protein codes for the protein MGACNSCEATAVAAVTGASAVGEATAARVVLADGQLQRFPGGTRASQAMKAAAAPAGACFLCSADGLELGGAVAAVVGDEELQPGQLYFVLPAAMRRRALQAEEMAALAIRASAALAGDHDGPLVFPDSASGAPAARSGAKGGSRRRSRRAPSLGRDFVPDLGAIAE